TGTCAATAGAGAAAACCAGTGAAGTTACAGATGCTAATGAAACAGAGGGTAGTGATCAGAGAGGACAGGATTTCAGTTATCTATAACTGggtcaaaggttttttttttcttcttttcagcaCATCTGAGACTCTGCCAAATTACATTCAGGCCTGCTGTGTCAAAGGTTGGAGCTTGCATAATGTTCTCTCAAACGCTGGAATGGTCTCTTTTATCAGTAAAATCGCACATTATGCAAGGACACACCATGAGCCGGCACTGATCACAGCACGTTCTTACAGCGTTACATCAactgatgtattttaaaagGAGGAAATAAGCATGGCACACAAGCTGATACAGCTCGTGTCATAACTATTTCCCCCTAACATGAGAGTGCAACGCTTTTTTCAATTTAACAGTAGAAACGTCTGTTGACAGCAAAGGCCATCTGTTCTTTAAATGGGTGAGGAATCTGAAATGAGTAATTCAAGTAATAACTGACTCAATATCACGCCGTTCAAATTACACGACATAACTCAAGGAGCAGCGGCAGTAAGTCAAAGGTCAATTCACACCGGGACCACCGCATTTCAATGAAAATCTTTAATTATAAACATCCAAGAATATACAGATAAATACAGATGAATTCACATAGATAACACGAGGCTCATCATTTCTTTGCTGCAGTTTTTGCCTGTGGATCCTTGGCTGTGCACTGGGACTGAAACACACTCAGCATCTCCCTGCTGGTCAACTTTGCCCCCTTCATCACCAGCCTGTCTCCATCCACTGTAGAGGGGAGAGACAAAAGACACAATGAGATGACTCATGAGGCCACAATGACTGGTTTCTGTGGAAAGGGAGTACGAGAAGGGGAAAGGTGAAAAGTTAACTCTGCGCAAAAGTGAAGGAACCCACAATGGACCGCATCCTTATAATGTTCTGCTGAACTATGGCAgacatttttacttttggtaAATATTTGACTCATTGTGCGTGGGCGATACTTACTACGTAATATCAGGCAgtaacaacagcagcatgaaattCCAAGACTATAGGTCATACAGTCCTGAGTATATCCTACATGTTGTGAAGCATGTTAAGAGCCACATTTTTACAGGTTTAATGCCTTTTCCCCAGTTACACCAGGGGATATGTTAAGCCCACATTGAGCCACTGTAACTAAAAATTTAAAACAGGTCAATACACTGTTGTCAAGCTCTGGCTCAAGTGACCTTGAAGTGAAGCAGATGATTCCCAGAGGGTTCGCAGTATCTTCTCACTACtttaacatcaaaataataataaagtaatcaATCAATAGCAAGTCTGAGGAGATCATTACGTCAGGGTGTAATTTATGGGGTCTCCAGAGGCATTACGATgcctttagttttgttttttgtttcttttttttgtgaccgtctctctctcagctgaaACTTCCTgaaacatgttaacatgttttcattaaagaaaCCATTTGTAAGACAGCTGATTGTCTAGTCTAGCTCAAAGGTCGTCAAATTACTGGTGCTCTAGGCTGGTGGACTACACGACCTAGCAACACCAAAGCGTGAGTATTTGAGACTTCTGAATGAAACGATAAGCTTTCTTCCTTCGGAATtgcattttgcacctttaatatcGTCCGCATGAGGTTTCACaagtacaaaaaacaacatcctctCCTCGACAGAAAACTCCATCTTACGCTTGTTATTCCTTTGGAGTATAAAAATAATTCTAGAAATGTTGCCATAAAAAATCTATTATATCTTCTTACACAGATTTGAATGTGGTGAAGTAATACTTACAGTAAGTTATATCTATTACAGGTTCAGACTTGTCGTGTTTCACTGTGGTTACCACTTCACAGTTCATGTTGGTCAATCTGGCCTTCTCTGAGCCCACCAAGGCCAGGAACTCCCTGTGGGGCAATGAGAGCACGTCGGATTACATAAAGTACATATAAAATTGAGTATTTTTACAATGTGGCATTGCAACATTCACTTAAGTAATGGAGCGGAATagctctttctctgctgctttaatcATAGTAGACCAGAGCTCAACAATGAGGATTGCCCGATCCCCGatgcaaataaaatgcaacatggGGCAAGTGAAATGAGCGACTCCTGAGTCGGTCAGTGgttaataaaacaattaaactCATGGTATTTTCCAAAGATAGTGACAAAAGTAGCTAAGAAGTGGAGGCAGGTAGAAATGAATGTCAGGCAATGACCTTTCCACCCAACTGCCTgagcaaaacaacacattaatgTTGAACCCTTTAGAGACAATGGTAGTTCACATTTAGAGCTTACCTCTTGCATCATTATactaaacacaaaacttaaacAGGTTTTACTTAGGACCCTTTTCAAGTTGTCcaaaggttgaaaaaaaaat
This window of the Acanthopagrus latus isolate v.2019 chromosome 3, fAcaLat1.1, whole genome shotgun sequence genome carries:
- the mrpl53 gene encoding 39S ribosomal protein L53, mitochondrial encodes the protein MAASSKATVVLKAVKKIAIQFSPFESNVRSTREFLALVGSEKARLTNMNCEVVTTVKHDKSEPVIDITYLDGDRLVMKGAKLTSREMLSVFQSQCTAKDPQAKTAAKK